Within the Liquorilactobacillus nagelii DSM 13675 genome, the region GTTTTATTGTGTATAACGATGTTACACAAATTAAATCGGTGGTGGTTTAAAATGAAAAAAATTTATTTTTTATGTACAGGAAATTCTTGTCGCAGTCAAATGGCTGAAGGATATGCCAAAAGTATACTATCGCCCGATATTTTTGAGATAGAAAGCGCGGGTATTGAAACGCATGGACTAAATCCAAATGCTGTTAAAGTTATGGCTGAAGACGGAGTAGATATTAGTAGCCACTACTCTAAATTAATTGATCTAAGGTATTTTAATACTTCAGATTTAGTTATTACTTTATGTGGTGATGCAAAGGATAAATGTCCTATGCTTCCCCCGCAAACAAAAAGTTTACACTGGCCTTTATCTGACCCAGCGCAAGCAACAGGAACATTAGAAGAGCAACTAGAAGTATTCCGTAAGGTTCGTGACGAGATTAAAAAATTAATTATAGATTTAAATGACCACTTTCATTGATTACAGAAAAGCGACATAACTCAACGATTGTGTCGCTTTTTTAATACCATGTAATTAATGGTCTTAGCATATGTTATAATTTATCGCCCTAATTATGATAGGAAAACTTATGCAAAATCTAATAAACTTGATGTCAAAATACAGTATAGTAACAAAAAAGATACTCTGAAAATTAAGCAGAGTACCTTTCTGTTGATATTAGTGGATGTTTTTCGGATGATGAGGATTAATCATATTTTGAATGTAGTTAGTTACCTAATATTTTTTTCTTCACGATTCAAAACTTTAACCTGATTTGCTTGATTTGGGTGTTTCTTGAGATAACTTATTATTTATAACTGAATGCTTATTCTCATTGATTTTGTTTGTTGAATTTTATTTTTCATTTTGTTTTAACATAAGCAGGATCGTTTCTTTTTGCCGTTGAGAAACATTATTATCCAAGTAGGTTTTACACATCTGATTAACTAAATCGTACATCTTAGTATCGGTAACGACAGACATACTTTTAATTAAGTCATATACAGGTGGATCAACCTTAATGGTCTTTCGTTCGTTAGCCTTATATTCTTTTTTGATTGAAAGATTTCTGCTAACATCGGCAGTATTTTTGATGTTTGGTTGAACATTGTTATCCCTCTTCAGTAAAGCCACTAAGCGTCAGCCCCTTTCCTTTTTCAGTGAGCCTATTATTATTAATAAATTCATGTTCATATTTAAAATCTACGACATCACCAGTTTTTTCAAAAGATTTGATTCTTAATAATAATTCTTTGAATATATCTGCATATAGTGCAAAAATTCTTTTATCATGAAAGTCTTCAAATTGAATTCCTTGTGCTGTGTACCATTCCAATCTAGCATGATTGTTAATAATGTTATTAAATACGTTATCACGGCCAAAATATTTTATGGTTTCATCAACTATTTTTTGCTGTAAAGGTCTACGCGCCTGTAAAAGAACTGGCAAGACACCAGCAACTTGAACATTAATCATATTCCCAAAATCATTTACCAAAGTTTGTAAATATGTAAGAATAAGACGCTTTGATCCATCGAAAGCAAATTGTTGTGTCTCTTGAATAACAATAACATAGTCGGCACAAACCATAGCATTATCGACTTTAATATCTGTGGAAGGTGGAACATCAATGAAAATAAATTCATAGTTATCTTTGATCTGATCTAAAAGTTTTTTTAAATAGAAGGTCTTATCTGTTAATGATTTAAACTTTTTATCCAGGAATTCGGTATAGTTACGCATGTCATAGTCGCACCCAATTAAATCTATCTTCGGAGCTAAGTGTACAATTCCTTGCGACAGGTCTTCTTTTTCCAAGCAGGCCATTAAAGTGTTTGGAATTTCAGGATTTCCGAAAGTCTTTGATAAAAACTGAGTTGCATTCCCCTGTAGATCTGTATCTATGACTAACACTTTTTTATTAAATACGGTGGCGGCCACTACTGCTTCCATTACTGTGTCTGTTGTTTTACCTACGCCACCCTTTTGTTGAGCGTTAATTATTGTATACGTCATTTAGACACCTCCATTAAATACATAGTAAGTCAATTTTATTTAAAAGTAAAGTAAAATGTAGTAAATCTCCTTTATACTTGTTTATCAAAAAGAGAAAAAGAGATTATGCTCCTAAGAGAAAAGGAGAAAAAGAGATTAATCTCCTATTCTCTTAGTACCTTAAGAGAAAAGGAGATTAAGAGAATAAACACTATAAAAAGGCCTTCTAATCAATAATAATAATTTAAAAAGGAGAAAAAGAGATTAAGAGAAAAAGAGATTAGTGTAAAAAGAGATTAAGAGAAAAGGAGAATAGTGTACTAAGAGAAAAGGAGAATAGTGTACTAAGAGAAAAGGAGAATAGTGTACTAAATTATCAAAAGGTGATTTTTTGCATAATAGCTTTACACTAGAGATGAAAAGGAGTAATCTATAAATAACAAAAAGAAGCTTATCTATTGATAGATAAGCTTCTACATAAAAGAAAAAGCCACCCAATATTGGCGTATTGGAATGACCCGAACTAAGTCTTTATTTATGGTCTCATTGTAGCACATTTTACTAGTGTGTTCAATGTGGTGATTTTCAAAACTCAGGAGACAAGCTGAGTAGTAGGTTAGTAGTACATAGGTTTCATATTTCGATATGCGACAGCTGCTTATGGATGAACGCTAAAAAGTAGACATCTGGTGAACTCAGCCAGAACTTCACAAAAATAATTGAGTAGTCTATGGATTCTGTAATCTGATCTGTAGGCTGGGTTCAGAGCCGACCTGCAGACATAGAAGCTGCTGACTAATGGCTAGAGTGGTAACATGAATGGAGTCTTAACATACAGTAAGGGCATGTTTTTGCTGGTGAGTAAAAAACTTAATTGTTAAGATAGCTGTAAGAAGCTGAAACTAGATTACTTGTGAGTGAAGCGAGGGGAAACCTCAAAAACTGAGCTGCACGTTATTTTTTTGTTTTTCTCTGCAAAATTAAGGGAAAAACTTTGCTCATATCGCTTCAGGCTTCCTAAAAACTAAGCCAGCCAAGAACAGAAGTCAACTAAAGGTATTCATATTTATTGAATAACTTGTTAAGAATGTAAGTGAGGTTTCAAAGTAGGGGATTTGAAATTCACAAGTTCAGAAAGTTAGGTTAATAAGAATCTTGCGAAGTAAAATAACTATACCAATTTTAGTTAAGAAATTGGTAAAATTAGTAAGTTGATTTTAAGTTGCTGAGTAGGGTAGTTGCGAGTATACAGCGGTATACTTAGATTAAGATGCATTATGTAAATTAAAAAGTTTTTTAACTAGTAAACATGCATGTTAATATATAAAAACACCAGGATAACTAAATCCCAGTATTTTTGTATCTACTTCTTGTTATTTCTAAATATCAAGTATATGATAAATAGTTGAATAACTAGAGAAACAGATAAAGTAAATGTTACTTGCAAAGCGTAGCATACAGTTTAATTAAAGGCAACCAGCCTTGTGTTGTAGCCATTTACCAGTATAGCATACTGGACTTGATAGCTATGAAATGATAATACGTAGGTAAGGTAAATGGAAAACAAGGGGTTTTATCCTTTTAAGTGGACTTAATCAACCCACGTCACTCACGGGCTCTCAGACTTAACTCTCTGAGGGCCTATTTTTTGTATTAATTTTCTTTTATTTACCTCATGGTTTCAAAGGTATTTTATATGCTTTAGTACAATGTAACATGTTAGGGTAGCAATAACGGTAATTATGGATACAATAAAGAAACCAGGCATTGAAGATTGGAAGGGAACCTTAGTATTAACACCCCAAAGGCCAACTATGATAGTGGGAATAGTGATAATAATTGATAGTTCTGTTAAAATTTTCATAATGATATTTAACTGATATGAAATGATATTGCTGAACATGTCACTTAATTGGGAAATTAAGGTAGTTAGGGTTTTTGCTAATTTTAGCGTTTGCAATCTTTGGATACGTAGTTGGTATTGCTTGTCCTTATACTTAGCGTTGTTTAAAAAGAGTTTTTCACAGTGTTCTAAAATATATTGGAAGGTTTTTTCATTACTTTCTAAAGCGCTTTCTAAAAACACGATGCTTTTTTGACAAGCAGCAAGCCTGTCTAACCCAGCGCTGTTAGTTTGGAGCTTATGAATATTTCTTTCTATTCCTATTATTTCACTTTCTATTTTTAGAAGCTGTTTTTTAAATTCTTCGTAAACTGAACTTATAAGGTGTATGGCTAACTCTTCTTTATTATTATTAACTTCGCCTAATTTTTTTGGGGGGGCTATGAAAGGTAAAATAATGTCAGTAACGGTTATTATGGTACTATCAACTAGCAGTATTAGTAATGGATAGCCCGTAGTAACATTATTTTTCCCAAATGTACCTTCTCCAGCACATAACAATAATATTTCAGTAATTTGCTGCTGTTTTAGATTAGTAATGTAATTAATGTGAGAGGCTGTATTTAAATTAGAACTTTCGCGAATAATATCTCTAGGTAAAAAATATTTTGACGTAATGTATTTTATTTCCTCCTCAGTCGGTTTTATTAAACTAACCCAGTCGATCCGTTCTTTTTCTTGTGCCACAAGTATTTTCTTATTTTTAAAAATATAGTTTTTTAAAATCATGTTCACCTCCATAAAGAATAAAAACTCTTCATATTATACCTACTTGGTCCCAAACAAATCCATATTTGGCCATATGAATAGGGAAAATTTAAATTTAATTTTGCTCATTTAATTGACTAAAAAGTAAATTCCATTTTTCATTAATATAAGGTAGTCGGAAGTCGTGTGACCGTTGTGTTGCAAGGTTTCCAAATTTTTGTCGCAAGTCAATATTTTTCAATAATGGTAATAGTTTTCTGTAGAGATGCTCTGTATTATGGTCTGCGATTATTATTCCATATTTTCCACTTTGTAAATATTCTTGTGAACCTGTATTCCACATACTCACAATTGGCAGCCCAAAGTTCATAGCTTCACCGATAACTAATGGAAATCCCTCCCACCTAGAAGTTATTACAAAGATTGAGCCATTTCTATAATGTTCTTGTAATTCCTCGTCGGGTAAGGAATCTAAAATAATAAATTGTTTCTCTATTTTTTTGCTATGAACCTCATTTTTTAACCATTCTTTGTCAGGCCCATCACCAGCCAACTTTATTTGCCAATTATCGGGCAAGCGTTGCGCCAATTCTAACAAATAGTCAAGTCCTTTATGTTTTACATCTGTTCTGCAAACAGCTACAATAACATTTTTATTCAAGTTACTTTTATGATTAGACACCAGCGTAACTGGGTTATGGATCTTTATTGTATTAACATTATGTTTTGAAAATTTTAAAAGGTCGCTTTCTGTTAAAGTTACGACTGTATCCACCGCTTCAAGTCCAGCAATAAATTCAACCCGCATATCCTGATAGTATTCTTTCATATAAGTCTTATAATTATTGTGCATCCAAGCGATTAATTTAGTGGTAGGATTTGCTTCCTTTATTAACGGACTAAAGCTAGTAAAGAGTCCTGCATTCAGAAGAACAATATCGATCTTCTCTTTTTTTATGGTTGTGTTTAAATCTGCAATCTGTAACTTGAATTTTTTTAGTGGGAGATCTTCACGGAAACTTTTTCCTGAATTTATTGGATGTTTGGCTTTAATCAAAGGAGCTTCTAAATGGAAAAAAGAACCTGCTGAGGACAATGAATAATAAAAGATATTGTGTTGTTTAGCTAAGCTATTACCAACAACGGTGGCAACTCTTTTAACCCCATCCATTTTTAAGTTTTCTATACAAATTAAAATGTTCATACTATTAACCTTCCTTAGTGACAAGTTAAGAACTTGCTTTAAATTTTAGAGCTTGGGAAAATTAAATTTAAAAAAGAAGCAGTGCAGCTAAGCTTTCACCGTCTTTACTGCTTTATATAGTAGGTTATTGAATATAAGTAGAGCTTAACAATAAATGTTTACCAAAACAAATAATTTGTATTTAAAAAGCTAAACCATTACGCTTGGATTAAGTTTTAAATACACGTTCCGTTTTTGAAACCAATATTTTTTAACCCTATTAAGGAGGCTGATTGTGGTGGTAAAAGACCAAGAACCTAAAAAAGATTATTTGATAAACGATACGGAAAAGGAGTTGAAGCATGCACCCTTACTGGAAGATCCAAATTATATTCCAGCTCACAAACTTGAAGGGAAAGTTGCAATAATTACAGGAGGAGATAGTGGTATCGGAGCTGCAACTGCGATTTTGTTTGCTAAAGAAGGCGCAGATATTGTAATAGTGTATTATGAATCTGATAAAGATGCTAATAATATAGCTAAAAGAATACGGGAAATAGGCCGCCAAGTTTTAGTTTTATCGGGGGACATTGCTGATGAAGGCTTTATTAAAAAAATAACAGCAGAAACTTCACAGAAGTTTGGTCATGTTGACATACTTGTCAATAATGCTGGTGAACAACATGTTCACGAACATTTTTTAGATATTCCAATGAGTGAAGTCACAAGAATTTTCAAAACAAATGTTATAGGTATGTTTATGTTGACTAAAGCAATATTTCCTCTATTTCGAGAGGGTGGCTCAATAATAAACACTACTTCTATTACGGCATATGCAGGCTCACCTGTCCTTGTTGATTATTCTGCAAGCAAAGGAGCAATCTTATCTTTTACTCGGTCATTAGCGCAGAATGAAGACATATTAGAAAAAAAGATTAGGGTAAACGCAGTAGCACCGGGGCCAATCTGGACACCACTAATTCCTGCAACTTTTACTTCTGAACAACTAAAAACATGGGGCAAAAGTAATGCACTTAAAAGGCCAGGTCAGGCTTTCGAAGTAGCTCCAAGTTATTTATTTTTAGCAGCTGAAGAAAATAAATATATTACTGGACAAACTATCCATGTTAATGGTGGTTCTGTTGTTAACGGATAACGCTTAATTAGTTGAATTATAAGCGCTCCTTTTATTCTCACAATTTTGCTTAGTGTTTTAGCTTCACTAGCATAAAAATGCTCACTATACTTGTCCAATCTATGTGCACTGTGTACTAGCTATAATAACAACTTGAAATTAAAGTAACCCCTTAGTGATCGGTGATCACTAAGGGGTTACTTAGTTGGCAATTTATTTTAACTAGGTGACCGATATTAATTAATAATTATTTTTTAGGTTTATTTTATATTTGTCTAAAGGTTATTTATTTCGTTGTTCTCCGCCTTTTTTTCCAATCTTTTCATAAAAATCTTTATCATGTGACTTAGCAGTTGTTTTTCCGCCTTTTTTCCCAATTTTTTCGTAATGGTCTTTATCATGTGACTTAGCGGTTGCTTCTCCGCCTTTTTCCCCAATTTTTTCGTAATGGTCTTTATCATGTGACTTAGCGGTTGCTTCTCCGCCCTTTTCACCATTTTTTTCGTAAAAGTCATCACCATGAGAATCGGCAGTTGCTTTTCCGCCTTTTTTCCCAATTTTTTCATAATAATCTTTATCATGTGACTTAGCAGCTGCTTCCCCGCCCTTTTTTCCGGCTTCTGAACGAGTTAATTTATCATCTTTATTACTCATAACTTGTTCCTCCTTATCATGATATTTTTTATTAAGCATAAGGTATTACTAATGCATATCATTACCTTTAGGCTTATAGTCATAGTACAGCCTATAGAATTTAAAGTCAAAACATCTGTTTTATTTATTTTGATTGAAATTATTGCCAAAATAACATACTTTAAATTCTCTTTACTTAGAAGGCTAATTATTTTATTTTAAAACACTGGCCATAATTTGAGGTTTTTCCCGAATGTATAAATAATTTTAGAAGAGACTACAATTTGCCGTAAAATTTAAAAAAGAATGTTAACAAGGTGAAAGCGCCATTATTATGTAGTATAATTAAAAACACTTTTATATAGATAATAAAAAATCTGGATAACCAAAATTTTACAAACTATAATTATCGAAAAAAACAATTTCTTTGGTTTTTAGAATGTTGTTTAGCTTTTAAAGTGTTTCTTTTAAGTGTACCCTAGTGGTACATTTTTTTAGTTGTGTTATACTAAGAAAAACGTCTGTACCATTTAGATGTACCAAGGAGGATTCAGAAGTGAAAGTCGGATATGCACGGGTTAGTACCGCTGAACAGAACTTAGATCGTCAATTAGAGGCACTCAAAAAAGCTGGTGTGCAAAAAATCTTTGCCGAAAAAATTTCGGGGAAGAATGCAGACCGGCCTCAATTAAAAGTTATGTTGGAATATATTCATGATCAAGATGAGATTGTCGTCTTGAGTTTGGATCGTTTAGGTCGAAGTTCACGTGACTTGACGGAAATTATTGAAGAAGTCCGCCATAAGGGAGCTGTGCTAAATATTTTGGACTTACCAAGTTTCGCAGGGGTCGAAGACCAAAATTTGAAGGCTTTATTATCTAACCTAGTATTGGAGATCTATAAATACACGGCTGAAGAAGAACGGCGCAAAATCCGCGAACGCCAACGGCAGGGAATTGAGCTGGCTAAACAACGTGGCGCTTATAAAGGCGCTGTCCGTTTGTATGCACCAGATTCACCTGACCGCCGGAAACGTTATCTGTATCATCAGATAGTGCAAATGCTGCAGCAAAATCCACCAGTGCCGATTGCACAGATTGCTAGAACAATTGGGACTTCAAGGTCACAGATTTATCGGATTAAGAAGTTTTCCAACCTTTGATCGAGTAAAAGTGATGCTACATATATTATGGTGGTTGAAAAGAGTTGTTGATGTACTAAATTGGAGTTAGCATAAGAAAGAGTAAAGAAGAACTAGCTGCAGCTTATTTTTTAATATTAGAAAGAAAAGATACAAACGACTTCTCACAAGGACAATTTCAAGATGAACGTCAAAAGCTTTTCAATATTCAGCATAATAGTGAACTAACAGATTAAGAGAAATGGCGTGCAACGGATAAAGTTAAGGGACTACCACTAGGGTCCATTGAAAAACAAGCTTTAGCTGAACAGCAGATTGAACACGATAAAAAGATCAGAGATCAAGCGAGACAAGAAGCACTTGCTGAACTCCGAAAGGGTTTGGAAATAATGCCTAAAACTATTAGAGAACTTGCTAACGAATTTGGTGTATCAAAACAAGCCATTAGGAAAAAACTAGATGCAAACTTTAGAGCAAACTATGTGCAAACAGTTCCTAGGAACGGAGTACAAACCTTAGTTGTCAGTAACTCAGGATATTTGCTGTTAAAACAACATTTTGGTGGTAACAACCAGGAACTTGGAAAGGAAACATTTACTAGTAACACTGGTAACATAAGTATAAATACAATAGAATTGCTCAACCAGCAATTATTAACCAAGGATAACCAAATTAAAGAAAAAGATGAACAAATAAAATTAATGCAAAAATTATTGGATCAGTCACAACAATTGCAATTGATGGCTGAAAAGAAAATTGAAAAATTTGAGGCTATTCCTTCTGAAAAATATTCGGTTGATAAAAATATTAATGCTAATGATATAGAGAACAAAAGTTTGAAGTCTCGCTGGTGGCATTTTTGGAAATAATGGAGATGCTCCTATACTGAAATTTGGTACCAAAATCATTAGATTTTGTGTCATAATGATAAAAATCAGAATAGGAGTTTTTTTATGAAATATTATTCAGATGAATTTAAAAACAACATCGTTAAGCTTTATCACAATGAAAATCGTTCAAAGAAATCCTTAGCCAATGAATATGGGGTTCATCCAACCACCATCAGTCATTGGATCAAGCGGGCCAAATTAGTTGAACTACCTGACGGTGGCGTAACGAGTGTTGAAGCCTTCAAGCAACTACAGAAAGAAAACCAGCAGTTAAAAGAAGAAAATGAAATTTTAAAAGCAGCGGCGGTGTTACTGGGAAGGCATTAGGCAAAGTTAAAGCCATAGACTTTATCAACGAACAATTATGTAAACACCGCCTCTGGATAATCTTGAAAGCCTTAGGGCTTTCTAAAAGTACGTATTATCATTGGAAACACTATCAGACAAGTCGTCATGATAAACAAGATACGATTTTAAAAAGCCAGATCTTTGAAATTTGGAAAAATAATTATAAAGCCTATGGGTACCCTCGGATCACAATTGCCATGAGAAGACTTGGTGTAGTCATTGGCCCCAATCGTGTCTACCGATTAATGCAGGAGTTAGGCATTCGATCACTAATGGGGCGGCGTTTTAAGAAGCCAGGCACTCATGTAGATTATTCTCAACGGCCTAACTTGATTAAGAACCATCCAATCGGAACTATTTGGCGTGCTGACATAACCTACCTAGAACTAAGACCAGGCACTTGGGTTTATCTAAGTACCATCTTTGACCAAGCTAGTAAGCAAATCATCGCTTTCAACATTGGCAAGGAGATGGCATCGAAACTGATTATTAAGACATTGTTGCAAGCCTTGAGCAGGGCTTCTAAGCCAACCTTTTTGCACTCTGATATGGGTTCACAATACACCAGTATTGCTTATGAAGGCCTGTTAAAGCGGCACCTGATTAGGCATTCATATTCCAAACAAGGTTATCCATATGATAACGGTCCGCTCGAAGCTTTCCATTCGCTACTTAAACGAGAATTTATTTTTCAAACACGTTTTACTAGTTTTGAGGACTTAGTCCTCAGAGTTGAAAATTACATTAACTGGTATAACACCGAAAGAATTAGGATAAACGGCTAATTTTTTTAGTACCAAAACTTGACGTAGGAGCAAACGAAGAAGAGTTAAACGAAGTTTCTCAGTTGAGTTTAAAGTTGATGTGATAAACTACTATCAAACTCATGATGAAACTTTAGCCGAAGTATCCGCAAAATTTGATGTTAATTCTTGTCAAATCAGTCTTTGGAGGACAGCCTTCAATCAGTATGGTATAGAAGCCTTGAAGCCTCATCCGAAAGGCAGAAAAACCAAAGTGAAACATAATAAGAAGAAATTACGTAAGTTAGTAAACAAGAACGAAATCGATCAACTTCGTGAAGAATTGACGAAAAAGAATCAAGAATTATATGATGCAAAATTGGAGAACGAAATCTTAAAAAAATCAATGACCCTGTTCGGAACCTCAAAGGACGAAAGAAAACACAAATAGTTGATCAGATCAGGGTCGAACAAGAGTCTCTTCCGAAATCTAACCGGTATAAAGTCGGCGATATTCTTAAGACCATTGGACTTAAGAAAGCGACTTATCATGATGAACGTAAACGTATCAAAAATTATGTAGATAAGTATGAAGATGTAAAAGTAGAGATACTAAAAATTGCCGAAAGCGGAAGATATCGCGGACGTCTAACCTACGGTTATCGTCGCGTTCAAGAAGAGCTCATTAAATTAGATATCCATCTATCAGACGCCGTAGTGCGTCGTTTGATGGATGAATTAAATGTTCAAGTAAGCCTTTATAACCGCCACAGAAATGGTAGATATTCATCTTATAAAGGTACAGTTGGAAAAGTGGCCCGTAACGTTCTACATCAGCATTTTAATGAAACCGTACCTTTCAAAGTATTACATACCGATGTTACACAAGTACGCTTGGCCGATACTAAGTGGGCTTACGTTTCAGCTATTACTGACGAAGCAAGCAAGGAAGTTTTAGCATTTCAAGTAAGTAATAGTCCTAACAGTAAACTAATTATGGATACACTCGATGAACTCACAGAAAATATTCCGGAAGGAATAAAACCAATAATTCATTCAGATCAAGGTTGGCATTATCAATTGAATTACTATACCGATAAACTCTCTGAAAAAAAATTTATACAAAGCATGTCTCGTAAGGGAAACTGTCTTGATAATGCGCCAATTGAAAGCTTCTTTCATCTTCTTAAAACAGAATGTCTTAATGGATTTCCACAGTGTAAAGATATTGGAGAATTCAAGGAAATCACAAAGAATTACGTCGATTGGTTTAACAATCGACGAATATCACAGAAAACAAAAGTCATGACTCCCTGCGAATACAGGGAACATGCCTTAGCAGTTTAAAAATATTCAATTTTGTCTAACTTTTGTGTTGCACTTTAAACCGCAGAATGTTTGACGACTTTTTTTATATTTTAGAGGAGGATCTGAATTTGTTTGAATGTGTGAATGTATTTAAATCAATTAAATCAAGTTAGCTACTTGCATTAAGATTGGCACAACAATTACGAACAAGACAGTTGATGTTGTAACAAGGTTAGTAGCGTAGTCAACATCACCATGTGATTGATCAACTAGAATAGGTAGGACAGCTAAACCAGGAGCAGCTGATTGAATGATGAATGAGTTTGATTCGATAGTTGGTAATGAAGTACCCATCATTGAACCACCAATAAGAATAATGCTAATCATGATTGCAGGAGCAACCACAAATCTACCTAATAGAGCTAGGATTGTATCACGGTCGAATCTGATTGATTTCAAACCTGCATCGGCTAAGATAATACCGATGTAGATCAATGACATTGGTGTAACGATACCACCGACCATGTCCAAAGTCTTGTTGATCCAGTCAGGAACTGGGATAGCAAGTAGTAAGAAAACAAGTGATACTAAGAAACCAACAAGTGGAGCAGGAAGTAATTTTTTCCAGTTAAAGTCTTTCTTAGCACCCTTTTCAACGGTTGGATCATCACTTGAGATGAAGAAGATACCAACAGCCCAAGTTGAAATTGTATTCATAACATAGTAGATAAGGAAGTAAGGTAAACTCTTAGTTCCAAATAAAGCCATGTTTAGAGGTAAACCGATAAAGATGGTATTAGCATTAACGAATATGTTAATGAAAGTACCACGACGGCCCTTTCTAATACGGAAGACCTTTGTTAAGATCCATGCAATGATGTAACCAATCGTGAAACTGGCGAAGGTAAAGATCAGTCCGCCGGACAAACTTGCTAATTTATCTCTGTTCAAATATTTAAGAACAGAGACGAAGATTGAAGCAGGTAAAGCAATTTTCATAATGATAAATGAAATATTGCCTTTAAATTCGTCGCCTAAACGTCCTGATCCTCTTAGCCAATACCCCAAAGCAATGACAAGAACGATTTCAGCAACACTTTCAAGTGAAGTGATAAATGCAGCCATGAATAAATTCCCCTTTATTTAACAAAAATTTTAATTAATATTTAGGTTCCCACTTAAGATCAGCAACTGCTTTTTTAGCGTCTGTAGCAGTTGTTAATTTTTCGTCAATAGCTTGTTGAGCAACACCATTGGCAACAGTCATACTGAACTTGTCTAGTTGTGAAACTGGAGGAAGAACAGCAGCACCAGGTTGTGTAGGATCAACGATACCACCCAATGAGTGAGCAGCTTTGTTGATCATGCCATCTGAAAGAATCTTAGCATTAACAGCCATAGAACCAAGACCAAGACCTGGGTAAACTAAAGCGTTATTTGCTTGACCGATATGATATGTAACACCATTGTATTCAACGGGTTCAACAGGAATACCAGTAGCAATAAGAGCCTTGCCATCAGTCCATTTCAAAAGGTCTTCAGCCTTAGCTTCAGCAAGCTTTGTAGGATTTGACAATGGGAAGATAATTGGACGTTCTGTATGAGCGGCCATTTCCTTGATAACAGCTTCTGTAAAGGTACCAGGTTGTGTTGAAGTACCAACAAGAATAGTAGGGTGAACAGCTTTAACAACAGCTTCTAAGTTTGTTAATTTATCAGCATTAGCAAATTCACTACGTTTTCTTGTAAATGGCTTTTGTTCTGGTGTTAAATCTTCAGTATCATCGAACAAAAGACCTTGTTTGTCGACTAGGTAGAAATGTTTTCTAGCTTCATCTTCAGAAAGTCCTTCTTCAACCATTGCATCGAAGATTCTCTTAGTAAT harbors:
- a CDS encoding IS3 family transposase, which produces MVDQIRVEQESLPKSNRYKVGDILKTIGLKKATYHDERKRIKNYVDKYEDVKVEILKIAESGRYRGRLTYGYRRVQEELIKLDIHLSDAVVRRLMDELNVQVSLYNRHRNGRYSSYKGTVGKVARNVLHQHFNETVPFKVLHTDVTQVRLADTKWAYVSAITDEASKEVLAFQVSNSPNSKLIMDTLDELTENIPEGIKPIIHSDQGWHYQLNYYTDKLSEKKFIQSMSRKGNCLDNAPIESFFHLLKTECLNGFPQCKDIGEFKEITKNYVDWFNNRRISQKTKVMTPCEYREHALAV
- a CDS encoding AEC family transporter, whose translation is MAAFITSLESVAEIVLVIALGYWLRGSGRLGDEFKGNISFIIMKIALPASIFVSVLKYLNRDKLASLSGGLIFTFASFTIGYIIAWILTKVFRIRKGRRGTFINIFVNANTIFIGLPLNMALFGTKSLPYFLIYYVMNTISTWAVGIFFISSDDPTVEKGAKKDFNWKKLLPAPLVGFLVSLVFLLLAIPVPDWINKTLDMVGGIVTPMSLIYIGIILADAGLKSIRFDRDTILALLGRFVVAPAIMISIILIGGSMMGTSLPTIESNSFIIQSAAPGLAVLPILVDQSHGDVDYATNLVTTSTVLFVIVVPILMQVANLI
- a CDS encoding IS3 family transposase (programmed frameshift), whose product is MKYYSDEFKNNIVKLYHNENRSKKSLANEYGVHPTTISHWIKRAKLVELPDGGVTSVEAFKQLQKENQQLKEENEILKAGGGVTGKALGKVKAIDFINEQLCKHRLWIILKALGLSKSTYYHWKHYQTSRHDKQDTILKSQIFEIWKNNYKAYGYPRITIAMRRLGVVIGPNRVYRLMQELGIRSLMGRRFKKPGTHVDYSQRPNLIKNHPIGTIWRADITYLELRPGTWVYLSTIFDQASKQIIAFNIGKEMASKLIIKTLLQALSRASKPTFLHSDMGSQYTSIAYEGLLKRHLIRHSYSKQGYPYDNGPLEAFHSLLKREFIFQTRFTSFEDLVLRVENYINWYNTERIRING